One genomic region from Nostoc sphaeroides encodes:
- a CDS encoding DUF2256 domain-containing protein — protein sequence MGRVRSKSDLPTKICPVCQRPFTWRKKWQDCWDDVKYCSERCRRRRSEAQNETNRNTDANSARD from the coding sequence ATGGGACGTGTTCGTTCTAAATCTGACCTACCGACAAAAATCTGTCCGGTATGTCAACGTCCTTTCACATGGCGTAAAAAGTGGCAAGATTGTTGGGACGATGTGAAATACTGCTCAGAACGTTGTCGTCGTCGCCGTTCTGAAGCTCAAAATGAAACTAACCGCAACACAGACGCAAATAGCGCAAGAGATTAA
- the dapA gene encoding 4-hydroxy-tetrahydrodipicolinate synthase, whose product MGDFGNVLTAMITPFKADGSVDYDVAAELAAHLANNGTDTLVVCGTTGESPTLSWDEEYQLFVEVLQSVAGKAKVIAGCGSNSTKEAIAATEKASKIGVHGSLQVVPYYNKPPQAGLEAHFQAIAQACPDLPLLLYNVPGRTGQNLQPETVARLAEVSNIVGIKESTGSIDQASEIRRLTPKEFHIYSGDDYMTLPLLAIGAKGVVSVASHLVGNQLQQMIQAFSAGQIEVASEIHLQLFPLFKALFLTSNPIPVKKALKLQGWEVGSTRPPLCEADLEVSQKLEAVLKELSLI is encoded by the coding sequence GTGGGAGATTTTGGCAATGTTTTAACCGCTATGATTACGCCGTTTAAAGCAGACGGTAGTGTAGATTATGATGTAGCGGCAGAACTGGCAGCGCATCTAGCTAACAACGGAACAGATACATTGGTGGTGTGCGGCACAACTGGAGAATCCCCTACCCTAAGTTGGGATGAGGAATACCAGCTGTTTGTCGAGGTATTGCAGTCCGTGGCAGGAAAAGCCAAGGTGATCGCAGGTTGTGGTTCAAATTCTACCAAAGAAGCGATCGCAGCCACCGAAAAAGCGTCTAAAATAGGAGTACATGGTTCCTTACAAGTAGTCCCTTATTACAACAAACCGCCACAAGCGGGATTGGAAGCGCACTTTCAGGCCATAGCACAAGCCTGTCCCGACTTACCTTTGTTGTTATATAATGTCCCAGGTCGTACCGGACAAAACCTTCAGCCAGAAACAGTTGCCCGGTTAGCTGAGGTTAGCAATATTGTTGGAATTAAAGAATCCACTGGTAGTATAGATCAGGCAAGCGAAATTCGTCGCTTGACACCAAAAGAATTCCACATCTATTCTGGTGATGATTACATGACTTTGCCCTTGTTAGCGATCGGGGCGAAGGGCGTGGTAAGTGTGGCTTCTCATCTGGTAGGAAACCAACTACAGCAGATGATCCAAGCTTTTAGTGCGGGGCAAATTGAGGTAGCAAGCGAGATTCATCTCCAACTCTTCCCGTTGTTTAAAGCTTTATTTCTCACTTCAAATCCCATTCCAGTGAAAAAAGCACTGAAACTTCAAGGTTGGGAGGTTGGTTCAACTCGTCCGCCCCTATGTGAAGCTGATTTAGAAGTAAGTCAAAAGTTAGAAGCAGTTTTGAAAGAACTTAGTTTAATCTAG
- a CDS encoding anion transporter gives MIFLQFAIYSVLGLTYLGLALGYIPGLRMNRATIALVGSGFLIALGVLNLQEAWQAIDANTIVFLLSMMVVNANLSYAGFFRRSLSVILSITRSPLGLLMALTFGSGILSAFFLNDTLALVFTPLTLSLTQALGLNPIPYLLAIAGATNIGSVATLSGNPQNILIGSFSGISYLEFLRVLTPVALVGLVIQVILLWLLYPDVRSVKPCEQVTVGNQRIFKPLFKKTLVITIGLLIAFTVGLPLGESALVAASLLLITRRIKPQRILQKVDWNLLVMFSGLFILTKVTQKLNLLQPFTHAIDSAASFLGVTVVLSNLISNVPAVLLLHPLVSPGDTKYWLLLAAGSTLAGNLTLFGSVANLIVVEAAADLGYKLTFWEHLRFGAPLTVCTLVLVYLWVN, from the coding sequence GTGATTTTTCTCCAATTTGCAATCTATAGCGTCTTAGGGCTAACTTATCTGGGGTTAGCATTGGGCTACATTCCTGGTTTACGGATGAACCGCGCCACGATCGCTTTGGTCGGTTCTGGCTTTTTAATCGCTTTAGGTGTTCTGAATTTACAGGAAGCATGGCAGGCTATTGATGCCAATACCATCGTATTTCTGTTGAGCATGATGGTAGTTAATGCCAACCTATCCTATGCAGGGTTTTTTAGGCGATCGCTATCAGTGATATTGAGTATCACTCGCAGTCCTCTGGGTTTGTTGATGGCTTTAACTTTTGGTAGTGGTATTCTTTCGGCCTTTTTTCTCAATGACACTCTGGCGCTAGTTTTTACACCATTAACCTTGAGTTTGACTCAAGCTTTGGGTTTAAATCCGATACCTTATTTACTAGCGATCGCAGGTGCAACTAATATAGGTTCGGTAGCAACTTTGAGTGGTAATCCTCAAAATATCTTGATTGGCTCTTTTTCAGGTATTTCCTATCTAGAATTTCTACGTGTATTGACACCAGTTGCCTTAGTCGGCTTAGTAATTCAGGTAATATTACTGTGGCTACTTTACCCAGATGTGCGCTCAGTCAAACCTTGCGAACAGGTAACAGTTGGCAACCAACGGATTTTTAAACCCTTATTTAAAAAAACATTAGTTATCACAATTGGATTACTAATTGCATTTACTGTCGGTTTACCGTTAGGGGAGTCTGCTTTAGTTGCTGCTAGCTTGTTGCTAATCACTCGCCGGATTAAACCCCAGCGCATTTTGCAAAAGGTAGATTGGAACCTGTTGGTGATGTTTTCTGGATTGTTTATCTTGACGAAAGTCACGCAAAAGTTGAATTTATTACAGCCATTTACCCATGCAATCGACTCTGCTGCGAGTTTTTTGGGTGTAACTGTTGTTTTATCTAACTTAATTTCTAATGTGCCTGCTGTACTTTTATTGCATCCCCTGGTTTCTCCAGGTGACACTAAGTATTGGCTATTGTTGGCAGCTGGATCAACTTTGGCTGGGAATCTAACTTTGTTTGGTTCAGTTGCAAATTTGATAGTTGTAGAAGCTGCTGCTGATTTAGGTTACAAGCTAACTTTTTGGGAACATCTAAGGTTTGGAGCGCCACTAACAGTGTGTACTTTAGTTCTAGTATACCTTTGGGTTAATTGA
- a CDS encoding aspartate-semialdehyde dehydrogenase, whose protein sequence is MSKSYRVAILGATGAVGTELLELLETRNFPIADLKLLASERSVGRSLRFKGENIPIEAVSDRAFENVDIVLASAGGSTSKTWAAIAVEKGAVVIDNSSAFRMNPEVPLVVPEVNPEAAANHQGIIANPNCTTILMAVAVWPLHKIKPVQRIVAATYQSASGAGARAMAEVKRQTSAILQGQPPVAEVLPYPLAFNLFPHNSPLNDLGYCEEEMKMVNETRKIFGTQQIRITATCIRVPVLRAHSEAINLEFETPFSAKEAREILNSSPGVKLVENWETNYFPMPIEATGKDEVFVGRIRQDISHPCGLELWLCGDQIRKGAALNAVQIAELLVEKNLLKPAKAYVSS, encoded by the coding sequence TTGTCTAAATCCTATCGTGTAGCTATTTTAGGGGCGACTGGTGCAGTTGGCACAGAGTTGCTGGAATTATTAGAAACCCGTAATTTTCCGATTGCTGACTTGAAGCTATTGGCATCAGAGCGGAGTGTCGGGCGATCGCTGCGGTTTAAAGGAGAAAATATCCCAATAGAGGCAGTGAGCGATCGCGCTTTTGAAAATGTCGATATAGTACTAGCTAGTGCGGGTGGTTCCACATCCAAAACTTGGGCAGCAATTGCCGTAGAAAAGGGCGCAGTGGTAATTGACAACTCCAGTGCCTTTCGCATGAACCCGGAAGTTCCCTTAGTAGTGCCAGAGGTGAATCCAGAAGCCGCAGCTAATCACCAAGGCATTATTGCCAACCCCAACTGCACGACAATTTTAATGGCAGTGGCAGTATGGCCATTGCATAAAATCAAACCAGTGCAACGCATCGTAGCTGCAACCTACCAATCTGCTAGTGGTGCTGGTGCTAGAGCAATGGCAGAAGTCAAAAGGCAAACAAGCGCTATACTACAAGGACAGCCGCCAGTCGCTGAGGTATTGCCTTACCCATTGGCATTTAATTTATTTCCGCATAACTCACCATTAAACGATTTGGGTTATTGTGAAGAAGAAATGAAAATGGTCAACGAAACCCGAAAAATATTTGGTACGCAGCAAATCAGAATCACTGCGACCTGTATACGGGTTCCCGTACTCCGGGCCCATTCAGAAGCCATTAATTTAGAGTTTGAGACTCCCTTTAGTGCAAAGGAAGCCAGAGAGATTTTAAATTCCTCCCCTGGAGTCAAGTTGGTAGAAAATTGGGAAACTAACTATTTTCCGATGCCAATTGAAGCAACTGGTAAAGACGAAGTTTTCGTAGGAAGAATTCGTCAGGATATTTCTCATCCCTGTGGCTTGGAATTATGGTTGTGTGGTGACCAAATCCGCAAAGGCGCAGCATTAAATGCAGTACAAATCGCCGAATTGCTGGTAGAAAAAAATCTACTCAAACCTGCGAAAGCTTACGTTTCAAGCTAG
- the rpmF gene encoding 50S ribosomal protein L32: MAVPKKKTSKSKRDKRRATWRHKAVVEAQKALSLGKSILTGRSTFVYPAAEEEEEES, translated from the coding sequence ATGGCTGTTCCTAAGAAGAAAACTTCAAAATCAAAACGAGATAAACGTCGAGCTACCTGGAGGCATAAAGCCGTCGTCGAAGCTCAAAAAGCCCTGTCTTTGGGCAAATCAATTTTGACTGGACGTTCTACATTTGTATATCCAGCTGCTGAAGAAGAGGAAGAAGAATCATAA
- a CDS encoding sulfite oxidase-like oxidoreductase, with amino-acid sequence MLGKYFQKPGKEEGDRVPPGQHLAKGFPVLTYGATPEVSIEEWEFRVWGLVKPATFSWSDFMALPQHEFTADFHCVTRWSKLDVKWTGIKVTDFMGLIELDPKVAHIMEHCYGGYTTNISVEDFMREENFFAFKVFGEDLPSEHGGPMRLVVPHLYAWKSAKWINGLEFLAAEELGFWERNGYHRRGEPWAEERYSNAFGL; translated from the coding sequence ATGCTAGGAAAATATTTTCAGAAACCAGGAAAGGAAGAGGGCGATCGCGTCCCTCCTGGTCAACACTTAGCTAAAGGTTTCCCCGTATTAACTTACGGTGCAACTCCCGAAGTCAGCATTGAGGAATGGGAATTTCGAGTTTGGGGTTTGGTAAAACCTGCTACTTTTAGTTGGTCAGACTTTATGGCTCTGCCTCAACACGAATTTACGGCAGACTTTCACTGTGTAACGCGCTGGTCTAAACTGGATGTCAAATGGACTGGCATAAAAGTTACAGATTTCATGGGTCTGATTGAGCTAGACCCCAAAGTAGCCCACATTATGGAACACTGCTACGGCGGCTACACTACCAATATTTCTGTAGAAGATTTTATGCGCGAAGAAAACTTCTTTGCTTTTAAAGTCTTTGGTGAAGACCTTCCATCTGAACACGGTGGCCCGATGCGGCTAGTTGTTCCCCATCTGTACGCTTGGAAAAGTGCTAAGTGGATTAATGGTTTGGAATTTTTAGCTGCTGAAGAACTTGGTTTTTGGGAGCGTAATGGCTACCATCGCCGTGGTGAACCTTGGGCTGAGGAGCGTTATAGCAACGCTTTTGGGCTTTAA
- a CDS encoding Mo-dependent nitrogenase C-terminal domain-containing protein, with amino-acid sequence MKVFNNTTKKIFLASWVSINQAETSDHQVTQLNPSISKPYWDILQPLRQRLENIQVRDRQLAHRLCKLIPSQCPFERDVKIFGKTLFHIPPMCKLNPLYEEVVGLRFRALCYLADECGEDVSQYC; translated from the coding sequence ATGAAGGTATTCAACAATACCACTAAAAAGATTTTTCTGGCAAGCTGGGTATCAATCAATCAAGCAGAAACTAGTGACCATCAAGTAACCCAGCTAAACCCTTCTATTTCCAAGCCTTACTGGGATATTCTCCAACCACTACGGCAGCGTTTAGAAAATATTCAAGTCCGCGATCGCCAGCTAGCTCACCGTTTGTGCAAGCTAATTCCATCTCAGTGTCCCTTTGAGCGCGATGTCAAAATATTTGGGAAAACTTTGTTTCACATTCCACCGATGTGCAAGCTCAACCCTTTATATGAAGAAGTGGTTGGTTTACGTTTCCGAGCGCTGTGCTATCTAGCCGACGAGTGTGGCGAAGATGTATCGCAGTACTGCTAA
- a CDS encoding ribonuclease J, with product MAKNEANNSALKIIPLGGLHEIGKNTCLFEYDDEIILLDAGLAFPTEAMHGVNIVLPDTTYLRENRHKIKGMIVTHGHEDHIGGIAFHLKQFDIPVIYGPRLAMAMLEGKLEEAGVRDRTEIRTVLPRDVVRIGKNFLVEYIRNTHSIADSFTVAIHTPLGVVIHTGDFKIDHTPVDGEKFDLQRLAEHGEKGVLCLLSDSTNAEIPGFTPSERSVYPNLERVFSQATGRLFVTTFASSVHRINMILDIAKKQNRVVTIVGRSMLNLIAHARNLGYIKCEDNLLQPLHAVRNLPDEKVLILTTGSQGETMAAMTRIANKEHPHIKIREGDTVVFSANPIPGNTIAVVNTIDKLMIQGAKVVYGRDKGIHVSGHGCQEEQKLMIALTRPKFFVPFHGEHRMLVKHAETAQSMGIPAENMIIIQNGDIVELTEDAIRVAGKVPSGIELVDTTSSGMVSAKVLQERQRMASEGIITIAAAIDWNGKLLAKPEVHLRGVVTSVERSLLQTWVKQRIEEILTVRWTEFAPGEGQAADIDWGGLQGTLERELQRSIRRELQCQPSVTLLMQIPDEPPVKVADGRRRRTRTAAQVAS from the coding sequence ATGGCTAAAAACGAAGCTAATAATTCCGCCTTGAAAATTATTCCTTTGGGCGGTTTGCACGAAATTGGGAAAAATACCTGTCTTTTTGAGTATGACGATGAAATTATCCTGTTAGATGCAGGATTGGCTTTTCCCACAGAGGCGATGCATGGAGTAAATATTGTTCTGCCAGATACAACCTATCTGCGGGAAAATCGCCACAAAATTAAAGGGATGATCGTTACTCACGGTCATGAAGATCATATTGGCGGAATTGCTTTCCATCTCAAGCAATTTGATATCCCTGTGATTTATGGGCCCAGACTAGCAATGGCAATGCTAGAGGGTAAATTAGAAGAAGCAGGAGTGCGCGATCGCACAGAAATCAGAACAGTTCTACCACGCGATGTGGTGCGGATTGGCAAAAACTTTTTAGTTGAATATATCCGTAATACCCACTCCATTGCTGATAGTTTCACTGTTGCCATTCACACTCCCCTTGGTGTAGTCATTCACACAGGGGATTTTAAAATTGATCACACCCCAGTGGATGGTGAAAAGTTTGATTTGCAAAGGTTAGCAGAACATGGTGAAAAAGGCGTTCTTTGCCTTCTAAGTGATTCCACTAACGCTGAGATACCAGGGTTTACACCTTCGGAACGTTCAGTTTATCCCAATCTAGAGAGAGTATTTAGTCAAGCTACTGGGCGATTATTCGTCACTACCTTTGCTTCTAGCGTCCATCGCATCAACATGATTTTGGATATCGCTAAGAAGCAAAACCGTGTAGTAACGATTGTCGGGCGTTCCATGCTGAACTTGATTGCTCATGCCCGCAATTTAGGTTACATCAAGTGTGAAGATAATCTGCTGCAACCGTTGCACGCAGTCCGCAATCTCCCTGATGAAAAAGTACTAATTTTAACTACAGGTTCTCAGGGTGAAACGATGGCAGCAATGACTCGCATTGCTAACAAGGAACATCCTCACATTAAAATCCGCGAAGGAGATACAGTAGTATTCTCTGCTAACCCAATTCCCGGAAATACGATCGCAGTAGTCAACACCATTGATAAATTGATGATTCAGGGAGCGAAAGTGGTCTATGGTCGGGATAAAGGGATTCACGTCTCTGGTCACGGCTGTCAGGAAGAACAAAAGTTGATGATTGCCTTAACTCGACCCAAGTTCTTTGTGCCATTTCACGGCGAACATCGGATGCTAGTGAAGCACGCAGAAACGGCTCAGAGTATGGGCATTCCCGCAGAAAATATGATCATTATTCAGAATGGTGATATTGTCGAACTGACTGAAGATGCCATTCGCGTCGCTGGGAAAGTGCCATCTGGTATCGAATTGGTAGATACTACCAGTTCGGGTATGGTAAGTGCCAAAGTCCTGCAAGAACGGCAACGCATGGCTTCAGAAGGCATTATTACGATCGCAGCTGCTATTGATTGGAATGGTAAACTGTTGGCAAAACCAGAAGTTCACCTACGGGGTGTAGTTACCAGTGTAGAGCGATCGCTCCTACAAACCTGGGTCAAACAACGGATTGAAGAAATCTTAACTGTGCGCTGGACAGAATTTGCTCCTGGGGAAGGTCAAGCAGCAGATATAGACTGGGGTGGATTGCAAGGAACTTTAGAACGAGAATTGCAACGTTCCATCCGTCGAGAATTGCAATGTCAGCCATCTGTGACTTTGTTAATGCAAATCCCTGATGAGCCACCTGTAAAAGTTGCTGATGGGAGAAGACGCCGCACTCGGACTGCTGCTCAGGTAGCATCATAG
- the tig gene encoding trigger factor, producing MKVTQEKLPASQIGLEIEITPEITKQTYEQVIKNLASTANIPGFRKGKVPRPILLQRLGTTRIKAAALEELIQDGIEQAVKQEAIPAIGQPQLRSSFEDLIKNYEPGKPLTISAAVDVEPEVNLVQYTDLQAKAEEVKYEPERVDATLDKERQELATLIPVEGRAAQIGDIAVVDFKGSFARGEGEDETAELEPIPGAEATDFQVELQEDKFIPGFISGIVGMNPEETREIAAQFPDPYANEDLAGKAATFTVTLKELKEKELPEVNDDFAQEISDFETLEELRASLVEQYQKEADDKTKTNKQEALLTELLNHVEVDLPATMIEQEVDAMLTQTAMRLSQQGLDVRKLFTQDIIPQLRERSRPEAIERIKRSLSLREVGKRESIQVTPEEIATRVTELLEQYPEEQDVDEEKLRSIVENELLTEKIVDWLLEHSSVELVPEGSLNPIEEKEDAESDADADAPQTEEETSEASTEVTEG from the coding sequence ATGAAAGTTACCCAGGAAAAACTTCCCGCCAGCCAAATTGGCCTGGAAATAGAGATTACGCCGGAAATTACCAAGCAAACTTACGAACAAGTCATTAAAAACTTAGCGAGTACTGCCAATATTCCTGGGTTTCGTAAAGGCAAGGTACCTCGGCCCATATTGCTACAACGGCTGGGTACAACTCGTATCAAGGCAGCAGCGCTGGAAGAATTAATTCAAGACGGCATTGAGCAAGCGGTTAAACAAGAAGCTATCCCGGCAATAGGCCAGCCACAATTACGCTCCTCTTTTGAGGATTTGATTAAGAATTATGAACCTGGAAAACCTCTGACGATTTCGGCTGCTGTCGATGTAGAACCAGAAGTGAATCTAGTTCAGTACACTGATTTACAAGCTAAAGCTGAAGAAGTCAAGTACGAGCCAGAACGAGTGGACGCTACCCTTGACAAGGAACGTCAAGAATTGGCGACATTAATTCCTGTAGAAGGACGTGCAGCCCAAATCGGTGATATTGCCGTAGTCGATTTTAAAGGTTCGTTCGCCAGAGGTGAAGGCGAAGACGAAACAGCTGAACTAGAACCGATTCCCGGAGCCGAAGCAACTGATTTTCAAGTTGAGTTGCAGGAAGATAAGTTTATTCCAGGCTTTATTTCGGGAATAGTCGGGATGAATCCTGAAGAAACCAGAGAAATTGCGGCACAGTTCCCAGATCCTTATGCTAATGAAGATTTAGCTGGAAAAGCGGCAACTTTCACAGTGACACTTAAAGAACTGAAGGAAAAGGAATTACCAGAAGTAAATGACGATTTCGCCCAAGAAATCAGCGATTTTGAAACCTTAGAGGAGTTACGCGCTTCTTTGGTCGAGCAATATCAAAAAGAGGCGGATGACAAAACAAAAACAAATAAACAGGAAGCATTGTTAACGGAACTGCTCAACCACGTAGAAGTTGACTTACCAGCAACCATGATTGAGCAAGAAGTGGATGCAATGCTAACGCAAACAGCAATGCGGCTGTCTCAGCAGGGATTGGACGTAAGGAAGTTGTTTACTCAAGATATTATTCCTCAATTGCGGGAGCGATCGCGCCCTGAGGCAATTGAACGCATCAAACGCTCTTTGTCCTTGCGTGAAGTGGGTAAACGCGAATCTATCCAGGTAACACCAGAAGAAATCGCAACCAGAGTCACCGAACTTTTGGAACAGTACCCAGAGGAGCAAGACGTTGATGAAGAGAAACTGCGCTCAATCGTGGAAAACGAACTATTAACCGAAAAAATCGTTGATTGGCTCTTAGAACATTCCTCAGTTGAACTTGTACCTGAAGGCTCGTTGAATCCCATAGAGGAAAAGGAAGACGCAGAATCAGATGCTGATGCTGATGCACCCCAGACAGAGGAAGAAACCAGCGAAGCTTCAACAGAAGTCACAGAAGGATAA
- a CDS encoding caspase family protein: MANYWAIAIGINQYQLFQPLSCAQADAEALEDFLVTEAGFLPKHCLLMTDTSPPIGDRSTYPTKENILLLLEDLAATSWQPEDYLWLFFSGYGVNYKGKDYLMPAEGNPEMVQETGIELRSLMQSLQLADLNVLLLLDINRAFGTQADAPVGEETIELAQELQLATILSCQPEQFSHESSELGHGFFTAVLLEALRSGNGSNLADLESYLSLIMPKVCHHHWRPVQNPATIIPSRQQVILPKLAMESDLQSEPVIYPEESFAVALAAPPLDDYPKTSAERGRWGEATVNSSQQVKAPKVEKSKGKQGKESATGLVSEPMAETSLGVNPSGRFIPNSSKGYVSRLPSNQPSIPFWKQFILWGGGSLLVAGLIAVVFLRNQETFKIKQISSTSPNATANDRQVIENLPSDVYDGLRLRTPPVRLKNQSSAQITTSSEPEKRNQAVLDLAKMSLRQTQASDLGMAIATARKIRPGEPLYDQAQENIKIWSQMILDLAEGRAKERQYASAIAAARLITKDEAPYAKAQAAINLWRLEGKQYVSNKTLLDAANALIKSGQASTYNRAIEVAKKVPAGQPGFDSAQKSINKWSDKILDMAKRRATEGDRNAAIATAALVPEETGAYEDAQDAIQKWQKK; this comes from the coding sequence ATGGCAAATTACTGGGCGATCGCAATTGGCATCAATCAATATCAGTTATTTCAACCTTTAAGTTGTGCCCAAGCAGATGCTGAGGCACTTGAGGATTTTTTGGTGACGGAGGCAGGTTTTCTCCCCAAACACTGCCTGCTAATGACGGATACTTCACCACCGATTGGAGATAGATCAACTTATCCGACTAAAGAGAATATTTTACTGTTGCTTGAGGATTTGGCAGCGACAAGTTGGCAACCAGAAGATTATCTGTGGTTATTTTTTAGCGGTTATGGGGTCAACTACAAGGGCAAAGATTACTTAATGCCAGCAGAGGGCAACCCCGAAATGGTGCAAGAGACTGGCATAGAATTGCGATCGCTAATGCAAAGTCTGCAACTTGCTGATCTAAATGTATTGCTACTACTTGATATAAATCGCGCTTTTGGCACTCAAGCAGATGCTCCGGTTGGCGAAGAAACAATAGAATTAGCCCAAGAACTACAGCTTGCGACAATTCTTTCTTGTCAACCAGAGCAATTTTCCCATGAAAGTAGCGAATTAGGTCACGGATTCTTTACAGCAGTTTTGTTAGAAGCTTTACGTTCTGGTAATGGCAGCAACTTGGCAGATTTAGAAAGCTACCTAAGCCTGATCATGCCAAAAGTATGTCACCACCACTGGCGTCCTGTCCAAAACCCTGCCACTATTATCCCATCAAGGCAGCAAGTAATCTTGCCAAAATTGGCAATGGAAAGCGACTTGCAATCAGAACCGGTGATTTATCCTGAAGAATCTTTTGCTGTTGCCCTTGCGGCTCCTCCCCTCGACGATTACCCTAAAACTTCAGCAGAACGGGGCAGATGGGGAGAAGCTACTGTGAACTCCTCCCAACAGGTGAAGGCTCCCAAGGTCGAAAAATCTAAAGGTAAACAAGGAAAGGAGTCAGCTACCGGCTTAGTTTCCGAGCCAATGGCGGAAACTTCTTTAGGAGTGAATCCGAGCGGAAGATTTATTCCCAATTCCTCTAAAGGTTACGTTTCTCGATTGCCATCCAATCAGCCAAGCATCCCTTTTTGGAAACAGTTTATTTTATGGGGCGGAGGCAGCCTGCTGGTAGCAGGTTTAATCGCCGTAGTTTTTCTCCGTAATCAAGAAACTTTTAAAATTAAGCAAATATCAAGCACATCACCTAATGCTACTGCGAACGATCGCCAGGTTATCGAGAATTTACCAAGCGATGTCTACGACGGGCTACGCCTACGCACTCCACCAGTTAGACTTAAAAATCAATCTAGCGCCCAAATAACTACTAGTTCCGAGCCAGAAAAGCGGAATCAAGCAGTATTAGACCTAGCGAAAATGTCGCTCAGACAAACTCAGGCTAGCGATTTGGGCATGGCGATCGCTACAGCTCGGAAAATTCGACCTGGTGAACCACTGTACGATCAAGCTCAGGAGAATATTAAGATTTGGAGCCAAATGATTTTAGATTTAGCAGAGGGACGTGCTAAAGAAAGACAGTATGCTAGCGCGATTGCTGCTGCTCGATTAATCACCAAAGATGAAGCTCCTTATGCCAAAGCACAAGCAGCAATTAACCTGTGGCGGTTAGAGGGCAAGCAGTATGTAAGTAACAAAACTCTTTTAGATGCAGCTAATGCCTTAATCAAGTCTGGACAGGCATCTACTTACAATCGGGCGATTGAAGTTGCCAAGAAAGTACCAGCAGGTCAACCAGGCTTTGATAGTGCCCAAAAGTCGATCAATAAATGGAGTGACAAAATTTTAGACATGGCCAAGCGTCGCGCCACCGAAGGAGATCGCAATGCCGCAATTGCGACTGCTGCGCTAGTGCCAGAGGAGACAGGCGCTTACGAAGACGCTCAAGATGCCATTCAAAAATGGCAAAAGAAATAG
- the clpP gene encoding ATP-dependent Clp endopeptidase proteolytic subunit ClpP, whose protein sequence is MLVSQSANNPISNQSRININSQLSSPSNIVPMVVEQSGMGERAFDIYSRLLRERIIFLGTPIDDTVANSIVAQLLFLDAEDSEKDIQLYVNSPGGSVYAGMAIYDTIQQIRPDVVTICFGLAASMGAFLLTAGAAGKRMSLPDSRIMIHQPLGGAQGQAIDIEIQAREILYIKAKLNELMAHHTGQPIERIEADTERDFFMSAEEAKNYGLIDQVISRQNLPTAGENVTILK, encoded by the coding sequence ATGCTTGTATCGCAGTCGGCAAATAACCCCATCAGCAACCAAAGTCGAATAAACATTAACTCCCAGTTGAGCAGCCCTAGCAACATCGTACCGATGGTGGTAGAACAGTCTGGCATGGGAGAAAGGGCTTTCGACATCTACTCCCGCCTGCTGCGAGAGCGGATTATCTTTTTGGGAACGCCAATAGATGATACTGTAGCCAACTCAATCGTGGCTCAGTTGTTATTCCTAGACGCCGAAGACTCAGAAAAAGACATCCAATTGTATGTTAATTCTCCCGGCGGCTCGGTCTACGCAGGCATGGCAATCTATGATACAATACAACAAATTCGCCCTGATGTTGTTACCATCTGTTTTGGATTAGCCGCGAGCATGGGGGCATTTTTGTTGACAGCAGGGGCTGCCGGTAAGCGAATGTCTCTGCCCGACTCCCGGATTATGATTCACCAACCACTTGGTGGCGCTCAAGGTCAAGCCATTGACATTGAAATTCAAGCCAGAGAAATTCTTTACATTAAGGCTAAGTTGAATGAGTTAATGGCTCATCATACTGGTCAACCCATAGAAAGAATTGAAGCAGATACTGAGCGCGACTTTTTCATGTCGGCAGAAGAAGCCAAGAACTACGGTTTGATTGATCAGGTCATTTCCAGGCAAAATCTTCCCACAGCAGGGGAGAACGTCACCATTCTGAAATAA